The Euphorbia lathyris chromosome 4, ddEupLath1.1, whole genome shotgun sequence genomic interval agatcataaacatattattagacgtgaaaaaattcaaaaaataaataaataatacacTTTCTATTGTatgagtttgacaaaaaaaacactaaatttataaatattaatctccaattctattattaaatcacataaaatatgaaatcattttttcaaACGAACTGATATGCAACTGGTACAGaatttgaaattgacccaacctgctaatattaggggtataattgcaccatttcaaatattaaggataaaattgcatcattttagacgttaagggttaAATTGCTCCTGACAATAAACGTTGTGGGTATTTTTTCACCTTATCCTAATATCAGATTAGGAAAGTAAATATATAGGAAGAGAGAAAAATTTAATTACATATTGTTATATTCATAAGCTAAAAATAACAAGTGAAAAAGtgaaaaagcatacatacatgAACAATTGCAAGAAGCATACACAGGCATAAGGCATGTATTTATAATTTCTAGTTTAGTCACATTACCGATTTTCACATACACCAAATCCTGAATTGCTCAATCGAGGACTGTTGTAGTTTAAGCATATGTCATAATCCTGATCTGATCGGGATCCAGAGTTAGGGTGGGGAAACATTGAGTAGATTGTTATTTAGTTTTTTCTTAATATTGGAAGTTTCACTTCTTCATGGTTTGAGATTTACGGGAGGTTTATTTCCTCGGTGATTGGGCGTGTGTTAGAACAGAACGGCTTCTTTCTCTATTTCTCTTAATGGTTCTATTCATCATGGCTCTTTCCTTGGTAAACATGGTCTCATACAAGGAGAAACCACTTTCTCCTTCGGTGATGGACTATTGTCAAGATTGTTGGCTGCTAGAATACCTAGCCTAGGGATGTAAGAATTGACTGAGTCATACGTGCTTTGCAGAATGACTTGTTTCTGTTCTGCAAagatgaaattaattctattggGATTTTGGTGCAAGTACTTGAGGAGGAGTTTGGAAGATGTTCTGGTCTTCATGTTAACAGGCAGAAAAGTGAGGTTTTCTTGAGCAGGGTCTCTGGTAGGTGAAAGAGATTTTGATTAATCAAACTGTTCGTTTCCTTTGGGATTTTGAGTTGTCTAAAGAGAATTGTGCAGTTTTGGTCGATAAGGTTACTGCTTGGGTTGGGGTGCTAAGCATTTTCTTTCCATATGCTGGAAGGGTCCAACTTATCGTTTCTGTACTTCCTAGCACGCATGTGTTTTGAGGATCAGTGTTTCTTCTtcctgttgttgttgttattaagGCCATTGATAGCAAGTGCAGAAATCTCCTTTGGCAAGGAAATAATACTAAGTCTAGCGGTGCTTTTAGTTGCTTGGAGGGATGTTTGTTCTGATAGGAAAACTGGAGGTTTGTTTGTGACTCGAAGATTTAAGAGATTGGAACAATGGAAAGCATATTTGGGAGATCATTCAAGCTAAAACGTCCATGTGGGCTATTTGGATCTCTCAAGCTAagttgaataagttgtctttcTGGGGGATTCTAAAACCTTTTGATGCAAGTTGGAGTTGGAAGGGACGAGTTCTATTTTTGGGATGATCTATGAATTGAGGGGAAAAGCTTGTTTCATACCACTTCTATTGTGGATTCTGATGTTCCTCGTTGTATGAAAATAGGAGAGTTGTGGAGGCAGAGTCAATGGAGATTGCCTGATCCTAGCTCAACGGATATTGAAGAGGCTTGGAGGATagttcaataataataaaaaacgcTGAATTCTGATTCGTAGAGTGATTTTTACTGCTGCGGTTTACTGGATTTGGAGGGTTCGAAACAGTGTTATTTTCTAACAGAAAGTTTTTAGTTCTTCGTCTGTGCATTCAAGATTAATGTCGATGCTTCTGTTATCCCCAGCTCCGGCTGGTTGGGTTTGGGCACTGTTCTTCGTGACACAAACGGCAGGTTCTGTAAAGCTTTTTCGAAGCTCATTCTGAGAAATTTCCTCCCAAGGGACGTTAAAATACGGGAAACCATGAAGCTTTGAGATGGTTGAAAAATCTTGGTTTTGACAGCTGCATTGCTGAAACTGATGCTATCACTTGCTCCTGGAGTCTTTTACTTCCTCTTGTGGTCTGATTCTTGAATATTGCAAGTGACATGCTTTGTATTCTGATTTTGTATAACCAAGTTTCTTTcttggtttaaaaaaaaaaaaattgtttgtaGAATATCTCAAATTCTTCTTCCTCCTATCTGATTAATTATCCATATAATGCAATCTACATTTTTATATTAGTTTTTGGAATGAAAATCGAAAGTTGGATGACAATAGAAAAACTGAAGAAGAATGTGAAAGGTAAAAGGATGCAAATAAGTGAATGAATAGATTTAGTTGTTAAGAAAAAGATAAAGATTGCATTGGATGCTTATGATTGTGTGATAATGACATAAAAGCAGTAATGATACAATTACAATGTAGATATCTCTTCACAAACCCAACCACACAACAGAAAAAGATACAAACACATACCCTCCCTCTCTCCCTCTCCCTTCAATGGCTATGCTCATCATCTACTATCTAGTCTACAAAATCACTATATCTTAAGCCTTGCTAAACTTATCTCCGAACAACCTACACGAACATATGTAAACCTTCAGCTGCTGTCTATCTATACATACTTGGTCTAATCTTATCATCCATAAATGACAAGTTACTTTGACTAGGCATATCAAAACTTAGACTTCTTCTCTGAAGAGATGCTGCTGAGAATGCTTCCCGAGAAGCCATCCGCGGCATCAAGTCAGGATACGAGGTATTTATGGGATAATTGGGATAGCTGTACTTACTTGAAGAAGGCAAACCAGTATCCAAGTAAGGATCAAAATAAGGTTTCTTACTTGGAATTCTTGATCCATTTCTGAGGAATTCATCCTCTGCTGGCAACATTGACCAATTTTCCGTATAAGGGCTTGAAACAAATTGACTGCTTCCAGATGATTGAGCTCCTGCATCAGGATAATAGTTTCCTGATCTCAACTGCGCATTTAAACTCGGGAAGTCTGCTCGAACATGGCCTTCAGCTGAAAAGTCAGTTGGTAACCGGAAAAGTCCAACACATCCAACAGGAATCTGTGCTTCATCTTTGGGCACTCTAGCAGGATCAGATGGTTCGATATACTTCTTAGCAGGTGTGGCTACAGAGGGCAATTTATCGATTCTTTGTTGCAGTAATTTTTTTGCATCTTTTAAGGCATCAAGTACGCCTCCCAACCCTTCAGATGCTCTGTGTGGCACCACCATATAATGTTCATTTTGGTTTCGAGAAGTTTCCTCTTTCCTTAAGCCCCCATTATTACTTGATGGAAAGCTTGGCGCAGTTTGACTTGCACGAGAATCATGCCAACTTGAAGTTGTAAGTGATAGTGGATGATAGTCGTTGTGAAAGATCTGTTTATTTTGCATTCCATTTGCCATTGGAAATGCGAAATCTTGTGTCGAGGATTCTGAAACAGGCATGCTactctcttttctttcctccaAGTGTTCTACATCAACCTGCAAAGATGGTATAACGCCACTACCTGGAATTTTGGACACATCTGCTGCAACTTGGGATCTCACCTCATGAGTTCGGGTGTAGGTTGTTATAGTCGGGCCCGGGCTTGCAACTGGTGACTTGACCTCATACGTTTCCTCTGTAACATCTGAACGATTCCCAGGATCACAAGAATCCTGATCAATTTACAAGCAAAAACACTGAACAGATGAGGATCACAAAGAGAGAAAAGCAACTTAACAGAATAAGATCGTGAAACTCAATTAATATAGGTAATTTTAACATATTATAGGCTATCAACATACCATAGTTGGTTGCTTTCACTTCAATTTTTGGATAAATAAGGATGATTCTTAACCTCAAATTCTGCAATATCCAAGCAATTCACCGTGCACATAATACACTTCATTgcttaaattttgaatttctttGACATTTTCGTTTTTCAGATTTTAGCTGAAATTTCCTTGGAGTTGCACTAGTTTTTAACAAGCTCTATGAGTCAGATCTAAACACTAGTTTTTAACAAATCAGTATCAGATTGAAAATTGAGATGCATTCCAAATCATCACTTGCAATGATCATTATCAATTAGAAACTCTAAAATTAGTTTCTAATGGATTCCTATGGAACTACGAAGTGCTGACATCTATTGGTTCACATTCAACTCAATCACTAGGGTCTAAATTTTCTTGAATGAAATTCATTTTCAGCCCTTCAACTCAGCTCGAAGAATCAATTTGCCTCACCTTGAACTTTGAGAATCAATTTAATACAAAACTtggcatttttttttatgaaattagtCCACAAGTAATACATGCCAGCATGTGGTTTATTGACACATATTAGTTTCTTTATGCTGACATGTATCATTTTGTACTGATTTAACCAAAAATGCCAGCTTGAAGggctaaattgatattaaaaaaaatcatcttgAGGAAAATTGCCCCATGAATAACGTCAGAAAGGCCAAAATTGACCCTTTATCCAAAGGGTCTAACATTAAATTAGTGGAAAAGCAAGCTTAAGCTAATCAGACATTAAATTAGTAGAAAAGAAAATTTGATGTAGCACttattaagttattctacttaAAAGAGCAACCGAAAACAAAATTCAAATATGTTGTGAACTTCCAATCTGCAAACAATCAAAGATAGGTTTTATGGACTATACCGGTGtactgttgttattttctcTGAATTTTTCTTCCCACTCTCTTTGAGCCTTTTCCATTGCTTCATATTGACCAATGAGTTGTGCCTGATGTTCAAGTGCCTCTTCCATGTCTCTATCTCCTCCATATCCATTACATTTAAGACCATTATCACTACCATTTTGTTCATTTCCTAGgcagcctgaaactgaggagtCCATCGACATTTTTTCTTCTCCCTTTTCAACATTACTTCCCGAGCTCCCAGGCTCACCAGAAGAATTTGGAGAATTTTCTGACTTTGTATTAACTTCACCTTCAAGAGAATCAACTTTGACAGGGTTGGCTTTAAATTCCTCAGCTACAGACCTGACATCATAAAAGTAATTACCAATCTACATAATCTCCTTGCAGTAGAATATAACTACCATGAAATTTCTTGCATTAATGTTTTGTAGGATAAAAGGTCAATTTGGCACTTGAATATGGCTCACAGGATCAATTTGCTCCAAACCAAATTTAAGGTTTGGCCCTTCaactagggctgtaaatgagcagagccgctcatgagcggctcggtgatcggctcgataaaagctcggctcgactcggctcgatttgtaaacaagccgctcgtgaacacaatttactggctcggttcgtaaacgagccgagcttgaacaggccaaagctcggctcgaaagctcgcgagcaggctcgattagaatatttatgaacaaattttagttttgtagaaaactatatagttttgtgttagttcacaaatatctaaacttaatattattttatttgctattagatgagttcgttcacaaacataataaatgagtaatagacgaactatttataagcattttatttatttattcacgaactttgcttgttagcttgtttatgtacacaattaaagagttatttgcgagcaaacttcacaaatataattaacgatttactcacaaacaattcatggttagataattttcttaatgaacaaagtccaaagaggattttgggctcgaaacaagctcgaagctcggttctagctcgttgagcaagctcgggctcggctcgggctcggctcggctcgtttacagccCTACCTTCAACTATGCAATTTTTGTGAAATCAGTCCAAAGTGACACATGttaggataaaaaaataatgtGTCAATCATACCACAGACCATATGCTGACGTACGATCACTTTTTTTTGTAGACTGAATTGATACTCAAAGTTCATTTTGAGGCAAATTGATCCTACAAACAAGTTGAAGGGTCAAATCAACCCATTATCCGTTTTTCCTTCCCTGGACATGGGCACTTTGATGACTAGTGCAATTTCACTTTATGTTTCTTCTTTGCTGGTCAATTGTTATAAGTAATGGAATTAAAAGGGAGATTGGATGCATAAATTTCCATTAAATTAATAGTAAGCCAACCATGAAATCTAAGTTGAACACTATAGTAACCATGTTGATGCCGGCTCAAGATGTTAAGCAAAATCTAGCATGACAAGACTAAAGCGCAAGCAATATATTAGAAAATTATTTTGCTTATCTTGAGAAACTATGCATGGAAAACTAACAAAATAGTTTAAACTCAAAATGTTTGTTATTAAATTCAATATAACTAAATTCAAGGAAAGATGAACAGACCTGGATTCTTTGTGTCTTATTTTGCGGCATGATTTGCCAGGATGGTTTTTCGAGGAAGAAGCAACTGCTGCAAAACTACTCCGTCGTCTTAAAGAACATTCCTTGTATCTTTCAAGAGAACGTGATGTCTCTTTGCGGCCTTTCCAAGATAAGCTTCTACCGGGCACAGGAGAAAAATCAATATCAGAACCTGAAAATTCTTCTGACTCATTGTTTCTCACTTTTGAATTGGCAAAGCTCTCTTCTTTGGAGGACCTATCAGACACTTTGGGTTTATAAGGTGTATCCTGATCAGAGGATGAATCATAGGTCTCAGAGACATCACTAATCCCATTACCCTCCAGAATAGCGAGAACAGCTTCTGTTGCCTTTTCGGCCTTCATTCTCTGAAGAGAAACAATCCTTAGTTGTTCCTCCAACTCCGATACCTAATTCAAATACAAAACCAATGTCACAAAAGTATCAGAGAGGAGATGGTGAGAACCTagttatttcaatataaatataatcGTCCAGCTAAAAATTCCATTCAGAACATACCCTTTTTGCTAGTTCATCAGCTCTTTGTCTTGCAGTACTTGATACAGACCTTTCAGACAACAGACGTGCCCTAAGAAATTCAATTGTCATTGCACTGGAATCCCTCATGCCAGAACGAGCTCTGAATTTGAATTAACATATCAGTTCAAAATcatcaagaaaaaacaaaacatcAATTAACTGAACATCAGTTTGCCTTTAAATCAACTGAATATCTCATTGTCTTAGGATTTAGAATGCAATCTAAAACATTCAAACATCTAATTTCACAGAACTGTTTAAGACCCTTACTGATTTGGATATCAAATCATATTTTACCCATATTAGGACATGACATTCTTCAAGGGCTTCATAGGATTTGAGGGAAAAGAAAAGCTTTCATGGATCAAAGCTCGTGACAAAGAGAATCTAATTAGAGAGTGAGAGGGAGAGTGAATTGAAAGGAAGTAGTAAGTATTAGCAAGTAAGATACAGCAGATAAAGGGGGAAATTGGCCATTCAACTTGGCTCCCAGGGTCAAATTACACTTTGGCCTTCACACCTTGGCAAATTAGTTCAAAATGACACTTGTCAACTTCAGAAATTAACACATATTAAGAACCACAAATCATATGTTGACTTGTATCATTTAAGACTACTTTgaccaaaaaaaattcaagttctGAAGTAAATTGATCTTTTGGAGGCAGAGCCATGTTTGGACCCTTAATCCAAGATCCACCGTATTTCACTATCTTTT includes:
- the LOC136226156 gene encoding uncharacterized protein → MNISDQDKQDQRARSGMRDSSAMTIEFLRARLLSERSVSSTARQRADELAKRVSELEEQLRIVSLQRMKAEKATEAVLAILEGNGISDVSETYDSSSDQDTPYKPKVSDRSSKEESFANSKVRNNESEEFSGSDIDFSPVPGRSLSWKGRKETSRSLERYKECSLRRRSSFAAVASSSKNHPGKSCRKIRHKESRSVAEEFKANPVKVDSLEGEVNTKSENSPNSSGEPGSSGSNVEKGEEKMSMDSSVSGCLGNEQNGSDNGLKCNGYGGDRDMEEALEHQAQLIGQYEAMEKAQREWEEKFRENNNSTPDSCDPGNRSDVTEETYEVKSPVASPGPTITTYTRTHEVRSQVAADVSKIPGSGVIPSLQVDVEHLEERKESSMPVSESSTQDFAFPMANGMQNKQIFHNDYHPLSLTTSSWHDSRASQTAPSFPSSNNGGLRKEETSRNQNEHYMVVPHRASEGLGGVLDALKDAKKLLQQRIDKLPSVATPAKKYIEPSDPARVPKDEAQIPVGCVGLFRLPTDFSAEGHVRADFPSLNAQLRSGNYYPDAGAQSSGSSQFVSSPYTENWSMLPAEDEFLRNGSRIPSKKPYFDPYLDTGLPSSSKYSYPNYPINTSYPDLMPRMASREAFSAASLQRRSLSFDMPSQSNLSFMDDKIRPSMYR